Proteins from one Pseudomonas bijieensis genomic window:
- a CDS encoding universal stress protein produces the protein MSQTQRLLLLAPDAMIRTTAFDRATELALALDLPLHIVAIDYLELLSVAGLFAPEQVRQAREGYLETHRHWLWQQAELARRHGVEVTCEVVWSKDAFQALQQYVKEMPMALIIKDAQPEPAMKRVFFTPLDWRLLRDCPVPVHLVTDSRHPRPRRVLAIVDVLRSEEQDLVFNDRIVDAAVKLAEQCNAQVELLHAFDWTAVYAADMGIGALPLATGLYETLGQAQHEVFESLAERHGVPPQQRHFIEGAPLNSICTFAADHQVDVIVMGTTAHRGLDRRLGTTAELLLQRAPCSVLAIKPQA, from the coding sequence ATGTCCCAGACTCAACGTTTGTTGCTATTGGCCCCTGACGCCATGATCCGTACGACGGCGTTCGACCGCGCCACCGAGTTGGCCCTGGCGTTGGACCTGCCCCTGCACATTGTGGCGATCGACTACCTGGAGCTGCTCTCGGTGGCCGGCCTTTTCGCCCCGGAGCAGGTCAGGCAAGCGCGTGAGGGCTATCTGGAAACCCATCGACATTGGTTGTGGCAACAGGCCGAACTGGCGCGCCGGCACGGCGTCGAGGTGACCTGTGAGGTAGTTTGGAGCAAGGATGCCTTTCAAGCCTTGCAGCAATACGTCAAGGAGATGCCGATGGCCTTGATCATCAAGGATGCGCAGCCGGAACCGGCGATGAAACGGGTTTTCTTCACGCCCCTGGACTGGCGTTTGCTGCGTGACTGTCCCGTGCCGGTGCATCTGGTCACGGACTCCCGTCACCCCCGGCCTCGGCGGGTCCTGGCGATTGTCGACGTGCTGCGCAGCGAAGAGCAGGACCTGGTGTTCAACGACCGGATCGTCGACGCCGCCGTCAAACTGGCTGAACAATGCAACGCCCAGGTCGAGTTGCTGCACGCCTTCGATTGGACGGCCGTCTACGCCGCAGATATGGGCATTGGTGCGCTCCCTCTCGCCACCGGGCTCTACGAAACATTGGGCCAGGCGCAGCATGAGGTGTTCGAATCCCTGGCCGAGCGGCATGGCGTCCCGCCACAGCAGCGCCACTTCATCGAGGGGGCGCCGCTGAACAGCATTTGCACGTTCGCCGCCGATCACCAGGTTGATGTCATCGTCATGGGTACCACGGCGCATCGTGGCTTGGACAGGCGCCTGGGCACCACCGCCGAACTCCTGCTGCAACGGGCGCCTTGCAGCGTATTGGCGATCAAGCCGCAAGCATGA
- a CDS encoding GNAT family N-acetyltransferase produces the protein MLTVKDHNERAAALYASISGKHWIQALKDGRHVLIRPLREQDRQREYDFIMRLSPESRHMRFLAQINEPGAALLDQLMEVDCKTRMAYIALVHDNGELIEIGVSRYCVTQEHECECAVTVADPWQHLGLGTLLMEHLIDAARKNDLRQMYSVDAASNAPMRDLAHSLGFETHSDPDDPRQVIHRLYI, from the coding sequence ATGCTCACCGTCAAAGACCACAACGAACGCGCCGCTGCCCTGTATGCCAGCATCAGCGGCAAGCACTGGATCCAGGCACTCAAGGACGGCCGGCATGTGCTGATCAGACCGCTTCGGGAACAGGACCGCCAGCGCGAGTACGACTTCATCATGCGCCTGTCGCCGGAGTCCCGGCACATGCGCTTCCTGGCCCAGATCAACGAACCAGGCGCGGCACTGCTCGATCAGTTGATGGAAGTCGACTGCAAGACGCGCATGGCCTACATCGCCCTGGTCCATGACAACGGCGAATTGATCGAGATCGGGGTCAGCCGCTATTGCGTGACCCAGGAACACGAATGCGAGTGCGCGGTGACAGTCGCCGACCCCTGGCAGCATCTGGGGCTGGGAACGCTGTTGATGGAACATCTGATCGACGCCGCGCGTAAAAACGACTTGCGCCAGATGTACTCCGTCGACGCCGCCAGTAATGCCCCGATGCGGGACCTGGCCCACAGCCTGGGTTTTGAAACCCACAGCGATCCCGACGACCCCCGCCAGGTCATTCACCGCCTCTACATCTAG
- a CDS encoding phosphoribosyltransferase, whose amino-acid sequence MTQSPSLQTVLKNRCAAGQGLVEHLLKYAQRPEVIILALPRGGVPVAYEVATALRVDLDLMLVRKLGVPSRPEFAMGAIAGGGIQILNDDALRAHSIDQASFDAVVARETQELSRREQAYRGTRPSMQLKDRVVILIDDGLATGASMMAAIHAVRMQAPSRIVVAVPVGPLETVEALRSEVNEVICPLMPDWMVSIGYWYEDFSQTSDEVVVDLLARAWQREAHDHHSSRSPVP is encoded by the coding sequence ATGACTCAGAGTCCCTCATTGCAAACGGTCTTGAAGAACCGATGCGCCGCAGGACAAGGGCTGGTGGAACATTTGCTCAAATACGCTCAGAGGCCTGAGGTGATCATCCTGGCCTTGCCTCGCGGTGGAGTTCCGGTGGCTTACGAGGTGGCCACTGCCCTGCGGGTCGATCTGGACCTGATGCTGGTACGCAAGCTGGGCGTGCCGTCCAGGCCTGAATTTGCCATGGGCGCCATTGCCGGCGGCGGCATACAAATCCTGAATGACGATGCGCTTCGTGCTCATTCGATCGATCAAGCCAGTTTTGACGCCGTGGTCGCGCGGGAGACCCAGGAGCTGTCGCGGCGTGAGCAGGCGTATCGGGGCACTCGTCCATCTATGCAGCTCAAGGACCGAGTGGTGATCCTGATCGACGATGGCCTGGCGACCGGGGCTTCGATGATGGCGGCGATCCACGCGGTGCGAATGCAAGCCCCTTCGCGCATCGTCGTCGCCGTGCCGGTTGGTCCGCTTGAAACGGTGGAGGCACTGCGCAGCGAAGTGAATGAGGTGATTTGCCCGCTTATGCCTGATTGGATGGTTTCAATTGGCTATTGGTATGAGGACTTTTCGCAGACCTCGGATGAAGTCGTTGTCGATTTGTTGGCACGAGCCTGGCAACGAGAGGCCCATGACCACCATTCCAGCCGCTCGCCAGTTCCATAA
- a CDS encoding EAL domain-containing protein: MKGSAFQSLGCAECRNHEALGFDFTMAFQPIFNVRTRAAFAYEALVRGVNGESAGYILGLVNDGNRYRFDQACRVKAIEEAARLGILDIPDCLLSINFLPNAVYRPETCIRATLEAARLTNFPPDRLMFEVTEGERVDDPDHLKAIFAEYERQGFTTAIDDFGSGYSGLNLLAMFQPQVLKIDMALTRTIDQDPVKQAIVEGIILVARRLGILVIAEGVETRAESSTLSGMGVELMQGYLFARPEVGRLSAGSFD; encoded by the coding sequence ATGAAAGGCTCTGCGTTCCAATCACTCGGTTGCGCCGAGTGCCGTAACCATGAGGCGCTGGGATTTGATTTCACCATGGCCTTCCAGCCGATCTTCAATGTCCGAACGCGCGCGGCGTTTGCCTATGAGGCGTTGGTCAGGGGCGTCAATGGCGAGTCGGCAGGCTACATTCTGGGGTTGGTGAACGACGGCAACCGCTACCGATTCGATCAGGCATGTCGCGTGAAGGCCATCGAAGAAGCGGCAAGATTGGGCATTCTGGACATCCCCGATTGCTTGCTGAGCATTAACTTTCTGCCCAACGCGGTGTACCGGCCCGAGACCTGTATCCGGGCCACCCTGGAAGCTGCGCGCCTGACAAATTTCCCGCCGGACAGGCTCATGTTCGAAGTCACCGAAGGCGAAAGGGTGGACGACCCGGATCATCTCAAAGCCATTTTCGCGGAGTATGAGCGTCAAGGCTTCACGACTGCCATTGACGATTTCGGTTCTGGCTATTCGGGCCTTAACTTGCTGGCCATGTTCCAGCCCCAGGTGCTGAAGATTGATATGGCGTTGACCCGCACTATCGATCAAGACCCCGTCAAGCAAGCGATCGTTGAAGGCATCATCCTGGTCGCCAGGCGCCTGGGGATTCTGGTTATCGCCGAAGGTGTCGAGACCCGTGCGGAAAGCTCGACGCTATCAGGCATGGGGGTTGAACTGATGCAGGGGTATCTGTTCGCACGGCCTGAGGTCGGACGGCTTTCGGCTGGCAGCTTTGATTAG
- a CDS encoding OprD family porin: MLPAPQYSTATLKPFWLLAVLTGSTASAMAAEPAQSAPGFLDGARLEILSRNFYLNNDYRTQAPAGKSYKQEWAQGFIASFESGFTPGTIGVGIDAHAFLGLKLDGGKGHSGTGLLPLDEDGRSEDQYSSAGGALKFNTSRTTLAVGEMTVESPVFDTADKRLQPEYASGLLLSSREFEGVNLQAGHFSAFKNQDASTSKGDFSGYGATTRHGAIDFIGADLLTGQALGGALYASELSDTWRQYYANLHTTLGELFLDGNLYHTRDYGKAVAGAIDTTAYSLSGKYRLNAQAFTLAYQKINGDTPFDFVGGDSIYLANSIKYADFNGPGERSWQARYDLDLGTLGIPGLRFMARYVTGRGIDGSHAPQGGAYNPFDSDTGDYRPQQGDGGRHWERDLDLHYIVQSGPAKDLSLQLSHVTHRANSSQGGDDIDRLYIVIEYPLKLGPF, from the coding sequence ATGTTGCCTGCACCACAATACTCAACCGCTACCTTGAAACCGTTCTGGCTGCTCGCCGTGCTCACAGGCAGCACCGCGTCGGCGATGGCGGCAGAACCCGCACAAAGCGCACCTGGCTTTCTGGACGGGGCAAGGCTTGAAATCCTCAGCCGCAACTTCTACCTCAACAATGACTATCGCACCCAGGCCCCAGCTGGCAAAAGCTACAAACAGGAATGGGCCCAAGGCTTCATCGCTTCGTTCGAGTCCGGCTTCACTCCCGGTACGATCGGCGTAGGCATCGATGCCCACGCATTCCTGGGTCTGAAACTGGACGGCGGCAAGGGACACTCCGGAACGGGATTATTGCCCTTGGATGAGGATGGGCGAAGCGAAGACCAGTATTCCAGCGCGGGTGGCGCGCTGAAATTCAACACCTCTCGCACCACCCTGGCGGTCGGCGAAATGACCGTGGAAAGTCCGGTATTCGACACCGCAGACAAGCGCCTGCAACCGGAATACGCCAGCGGCCTGCTGCTCTCCAGCCGCGAGTTCGAAGGGGTGAACCTGCAAGCGGGTCACTTCAGCGCGTTCAAGAATCAGGACGCCTCAACCAGCAAGGGCGATTTTTCCGGCTATGGGGCAACGACGCGCCACGGCGCCATCGATTTCATCGGCGCCGACTTGCTCACCGGCCAAGCCCTCGGCGGTGCGCTCTATGCCTCCGAACTGAGCGATACCTGGCGCCAGTACTACGCCAACCTGCACACTACGCTTGGCGAGCTGTTCCTCGACGGCAACCTCTACCACACCCGCGACTATGGCAAAGCCGTCGCCGGGGCTATCGACACCACCGCCTATAGCCTGAGCGGCAAATACCGGCTCAATGCCCAGGCGTTCACCCTGGCCTATCAGAAAATCAACGGCGACACGCCCTTCGATTTCGTCGGCGGCGACTCCATCTACCTGGCCAACTCGATCAAATATGCCGACTTCAACGGCCCCGGCGAGCGCTCATGGCAAGCGCGCTACGACCTTGACCTGGGCACCTTGGGCATCCCCGGCCTGCGCTTCATGGCCCGCTATGTGACTGGACGCGGGATCGATGGCAGCCATGCCCCCCAAGGCGGTGCCTACAACCCGTTCGATAGCGACACCGGCGACTACCGTCCACAACAGGGGGACGGCGGACGCCATTGGGAGCGCGATCTGGACCTGCACTACATCGTGCAGTCAGGCCCGGCCAAGGACCTGTCGTTGCAACTGTCCCATGTCACCCATCGCGCCAACAGCAGCCAGGGCGGCGATGACATCGACCGGCTGTATATCGTCATTGAGTACCCGCTCAAGCTGGGGCCGTTCTGA
- a CDS encoding helix-turn-helix domain-containing protein, giving the protein MAHPSHTTVKAPINPTRKSATGGLSPWRESLVKKMILDGLSDTLEIAELAKACALSRSHFSRAFKCSTGQSPQAWIRSQRIARAKQLIRETDLTLTQISLECGFCDQAHFCHIFTHSEGINPFAWRCRQLRAQPYTPGCA; this is encoded by the coding sequence ATGGCTCATCCATCGCACACCACCGTCAAGGCGCCCATCAATCCAACGCGCAAATCCGCTACTGGTGGCTTGTCTCCCTGGCGCGAAAGCCTGGTCAAGAAAATGATTCTCGACGGCCTGAGCGACACCCTGGAAATCGCTGAGCTGGCCAAGGCCTGCGCCCTGTCCCGCAGTCATTTTTCCCGAGCCTTCAAGTGCAGCACCGGTCAGTCCCCTCAGGCCTGGATCCGTAGCCAGCGCATCGCCCGGGCCAAACAACTGATCCGAGAGACCGACCTGACCCTGACGCAAATCAGCCTGGAATGCGGGTTCTGCGATCAGGCGCACTTTTGCCACATCTTCACCCACAGCGAAGGCATCAATCCATTTGCCTGGCGTTGCCGGCAATTGCGTGCTCAACCCTACACACCTGGCTGTGCGTAG
- a CDS encoding MBL fold metallo-hydrolase, translating into MKHSLVCALRGAGLALALTSLDALAQAPLQATQVPGYYRLAVGDYEVTALFDGYNDLSPKLLEGLSQSQIRALLARRSIETPGVQTAFNAFLVNTGQQLILVDTGAGQCIGATAGMLSANMQAAGYRPEQVDAILLTHLHLDHVCGLVDDKQQPLFANATVYAAKAEADYWLDPQAMAKAPAGAREFFKIAQDSTAPYVAAGRFKTFAGGQSPLPGVDAALEPGHTPGSTTYRFTSQRQSILFMGDLVHNLAVQFEHPEVSIRFDVDNKRAIKSRAKVFNEAATAKTWVAAAHLPFPGMGHISAVGGHFQWVPVEYGPYQRAAKVPMIE; encoded by the coding sequence ATGAAGCATTCTCTGGTGTGCGCACTGCGCGGAGCGGGCCTGGCATTGGCGCTGACATCGTTGGACGCCCTGGCCCAGGCGCCGCTGCAGGCCACTCAAGTTCCCGGTTATTACCGCCTGGCGGTGGGCGACTACGAAGTGACGGCGCTGTTCGACGGCTACAACGATCTGTCGCCCAAGCTGCTCGAAGGCCTGAGCCAAAGCCAGATCCGCGCCTTGCTCGCCCGTCGCTCGATTGAAACACCGGGAGTGCAGACCGCGTTCAATGCTTTTCTGGTCAATACCGGTCAGCAACTGATCCTGGTGGACACCGGTGCCGGTCAGTGCATCGGCGCCACGGCTGGAATGCTCTCGGCGAACATGCAGGCCGCCGGTTATCGTCCGGAGCAGGTCGATGCCATCCTGCTTACTCATTTGCATCTGGATCACGTGTGCGGGCTGGTCGACGACAAGCAGCAACCGCTGTTCGCCAACGCTACGGTCTATGCGGCGAAGGCAGAAGCCGATTACTGGCTCGATCCCCAGGCGATGGCCAAGGCACCCGCCGGTGCCCGGGAGTTCTTCAAGATCGCTCAGGATTCCACCGCGCCTTATGTGGCAGCCGGCCGCTTCAAGACCTTCGCCGGCGGCCAGTCACCGCTGCCCGGTGTCGATGCCGCGCTGGAGCCAGGGCACACGCCGGGTAGCACCACGTACCGCTTTACCTCCCAACGCCAGAGCATCCTGTTCATGGGCGACCTGGTGCATAACCTGGCGGTGCAGTTCGAGCATCCCGAGGTATCGATTCGTTTCGATGTCGACAATAAACGGGCGATCAAGAGCCGGGCCAAGGTGTTCAACGAGGCAGCCACCGCCAAGACCTGGGTGGCGGCAGCACATCTGCCGTTTCCAGGCATGGGGCATATCAGTGCAGTGGGCGGGCACTTCCAGTGGGTGCCGGTCGAGTATGGGCCTTATCAACGGGCAGCCAAGGTGCCGATGATCGAATGA
- a CDS encoding GntR family transcriptional regulator, translated as MKALSSDVRLPLYQRLRDQLAEQIANNRWRPGEAIPTEAALSAEYQLSTGTVRKAVDALVNEGILERQQGRGTFIRRPQFQSSLFRFFRFQSASGERRVPESRILSVEPVAAPSAVAQALGLPVDAPVIRIVRVRLLEVKPVLAEEIWLPRSCFQPLLEIDLSQQGPLLYPIYEETCGQVVAYAEETLTAESVNEVHARLLQVPVNSPVVVIERLARDYAGNPLEWRRSRGHAEHFRYSVEIR; from the coding sequence ATGAAAGCTCTCTCCAGCGATGTCCGTCTGCCGCTCTATCAACGTTTGCGCGACCAATTGGCCGAGCAGATCGCCAATAATCGCTGGCGCCCGGGGGAGGCGATCCCGACTGAGGCTGCGTTGTCGGCAGAGTATCAATTGTCCACCGGTACTGTGCGCAAGGCTGTCGATGCGCTGGTCAACGAGGGCATCCTGGAGCGTCAGCAAGGGCGCGGTACTTTCATTCGTCGACCGCAGTTCCAGTCGTCGCTGTTCCGTTTTTTCCGCTTTCAAAGTGCATCGGGCGAACGTCGGGTTCCCGAGAGCCGCATCCTGTCCGTAGAGCCGGTGGCCGCGCCTTCGGCGGTGGCCCAGGCGCTGGGGCTGCCGGTGGATGCACCGGTCATCCGCATTGTGCGAGTGCGTCTGCTGGAGGTGAAACCGGTGCTCGCCGAGGAAATCTGGCTACCCCGTAGCTGCTTCCAACCCTTGCTCGAAATCGACCTGAGTCAACAGGGCCCGCTGCTCTATCCCATCTACGAAGAAACCTGTGGCCAGGTCGTCGCCTATGCCGAAGAAACCCTTACCGCCGAATCAGTGAATGAGGTGCACGCAAGATTGCTGCAGGTGCCGGTCAACAGCCCTGTGGTGGTGATTGAGCGCCTGGCACGTGACTACGCCGGCAATCCCCTGGAGTGGCGACGCTCTCGCGGGCATGCCGAGCACTTCCGCTACAGCGTGGAAATTCGCTGA
- a CDS encoding MFS transporter gives MFSWYRQVTARERKTFWACFGGWSLDALEVQMFGLAIPALIAAFALTKGDAGLVSGVTLVTSALGGWVGGTLSDRYGRVRTLQWMILWFSFFTFLSAFVTGFHSLLIVKALQGFGIGGEWAAGAVLMAETINPKYRGKVMGTVQSAWAVGWGLAVGVFTLIYSLVPQDMAWRVMFVVGLLPSFLIIWVRRNVEEPDSFQRLKKDNVIPQSFFKSLAGIFRPELIRVTLFGGLLGLGAHGGYHAVMTWLPTFLKTERNLSVLNSGGYLAVIIFAFWCGCVVSGLLIDRIGRRKNIVLFALCCVVTVQCYVFLPLTNTQMLFLGFPLGFFAAGIPASLGAFFNELYPADVRGAGVGFCYNFGRVLSAVFPFLVGHMSDSMSLGSAIGIDAGIAYGVAVIAALCLPETRGRSLEATVASAPVVERDSQGARA, from the coding sequence ATGTTCAGTTGGTATCGCCAAGTCACTGCGCGGGAGCGCAAAACGTTTTGGGCCTGTTTCGGTGGATGGTCGCTCGACGCCTTGGAAGTACAGATGTTCGGCCTGGCGATACCGGCGCTGATCGCCGCGTTCGCCCTGACCAAGGGCGATGCCGGGTTGGTCAGCGGCGTGACCCTGGTCACTTCGGCCCTGGGCGGTTGGGTCGGCGGGACGCTGTCGGACCGCTACGGTCGGGTGCGCACGTTGCAATGGATGATCTTGTGGTTTTCGTTCTTCACCTTCCTGTCGGCGTTCGTCACCGGCTTCCACTCGTTGTTGATCGTCAAGGCGCTGCAGGGCTTCGGGATCGGCGGGGAGTGGGCCGCCGGTGCGGTATTGATGGCCGAGACCATCAACCCAAAATACCGCGGCAAGGTCATGGGCACCGTACAAAGCGCTTGGGCGGTGGGTTGGGGGCTGGCGGTCGGCGTCTTCACGCTGATCTACTCCCTCGTGCCGCAGGACATGGCCTGGCGGGTGATGTTCGTCGTGGGCCTGCTGCCGTCGTTCCTGATCATCTGGGTGCGGCGCAACGTTGAAGAGCCCGACAGTTTCCAGCGGCTGAAAAAAGACAACGTCATTCCCCAGAGTTTCTTCAAATCCCTGGCCGGCATCTTTCGTCCCGAGTTGATCCGTGTGACCTTGTTTGGCGGGTTGCTGGGGCTGGGTGCGCACGGCGGTTACCACGCCGTGATGACCTGGCTGCCGACTTTCCTCAAGACCGAACGCAACCTGTCGGTGCTCAACTCCGGCGGCTATCTGGCGGTGATCATCTTCGCCTTCTGGTGCGGCTGCGTGGTCAGTGGCTTGTTGATCGATCGCATTGGTCGTCGGAAAAACATCGTGTTGTTCGCGCTGTGTTGTGTGGTCACCGTGCAGTGCTATGTGTTCCTGCCGTTGACCAACACCCAGATGCTGTTCCTGGGGTTCCCGCTCGGCTTCTTCGCGGCCGGTATTCCGGCGAGCCTCGGGGCGTTTTTCAACGAATTGTACCCGGCGGATGTGCGCGGCGCCGGCGTGGGGTTCTGCTACAACTTCGGCCGGGTGCTCTCGGCGGTGTTCCCGTTCCTGGTCGGCCACATGAGCGATTCCATGTCCTTGGGCTCGGCCATTGGCATCGACGCCGGGATCGCCTACGGCGTGGCGGTGATCGCGGCGCTGTGCCTGCCGGAAACCCGTGGCCGCAGCCTGGAAGCCACTGTTGCATCTGCGCCTGTGGTTGAGCGTGACAGCCAGGGCGCCCGGGCCTGA
- a CDS encoding amidohydrolase family protein, which produces MPDTCTKPITGIDCHAHVFSRELELAAVRRYTPDYDATLAQYLSHLHAHGLSHGVLVQPSFLGTDNRYLLAALRQAPEQLRGVVVLERDVSRAVLDDMARLGVVGVRLNLMGKALPDFRDVAWNGFLGHLAELDWHVELHANLADLPGLIGQLLPFGIRLVVDHFGRPDARVGLDQPGFAQLMELGRGGQVWMKVSGIYRLGATAPQNLEFARASLTLLEQSFGPERLVWGSDWPHTQHEESVGFDTVMGQLRALQCSASLMHALMVQAPQALFRF; this is translated from the coding sequence ATGCCTGATACCTGTACTAAACCGATCACCGGCATTGACTGCCACGCCCACGTGTTCAGCCGCGAGCTGGAGCTGGCCGCTGTCCGGCGCTACACACCTGACTATGACGCCACGCTCGCTCAATACCTGAGCCACCTGCACGCCCACGGCTTGAGCCATGGCGTGTTGGTGCAGCCGAGCTTTCTCGGCACCGATAACCGCTACCTGCTCGCTGCGCTACGGCAAGCACCGGAGCAGTTGCGTGGCGTCGTGGTTCTGGAGCGGGACGTCAGCCGCGCCGTGCTGGACGACATGGCCCGGCTGGGCGTGGTCGGTGTTCGCTTGAACCTGATGGGCAAAGCCTTGCCTGATTTTCGCGACGTCGCCTGGAACGGTTTTTTGGGTCACCTCGCGGAGCTGGATTGGCATGTCGAGTTGCATGCGAACCTGGCGGACTTGCCGGGGCTGATCGGTCAGCTGTTACCGTTTGGCATCCGTTTGGTGGTCGATCACTTCGGTCGCCCGGATGCGCGTGTGGGGCTGGATCAACCTGGCTTTGCCCAATTGATGGAGCTTGGGCGAGGCGGGCAGGTCTGGATGAAGGTGTCCGGCATCTATCGACTGGGCGCAACGGCCCCGCAGAACCTTGAATTCGCTCGCGCCTCGTTGACGCTGCTGGAACAATCTTTCGGTCCCGAGCGCCTGGTGTGGGGCAGCGACTGGCCGCACACGCAGCATGAAGAAAGTGTCGGCTTTGACACGGTCATGGGGCAGTTGCGCGCATTGCAGTGTTCGGCGTCACTGATGCATGCGTTAATGGTTCAGGCCCCCCAGGCATTATTCAGGTTTTGA
- a CDS encoding PAS domain S-box protein yields MSNIEELPMEARTASEYESLIAMGTSALDAIPGAVYLCDRQGWLVRYNSEAAELWGRAPVLGENGDRFCGAYRLFLADGTPLPFEHCPTASALNTGIASRNQEVLIQRPDGSRFVALMNIRALRDRRGVVQGVINCFQDVSAHHAMAEELRRKSADLEDFFENSAVGLHIVSGEGIILRANKAELALLGYPAQEYIGRHITEFHVDEPVIGDILTKLGSGDCLESYPARLRAKDGSIKHVTITSNGRFEDGKLFNTRCFTIDRSCVHAAEAARQDSDERLSATYEAVTIGISEVDIDGRLLRVNDALCNMLGRSREELLSMTFLDYTHPDCIQQDAGLYARQVAGELENYVLRKRALKPDGEVVYLDIHSSSVRDANGTFRYGVRVLQDVTLARRMENQLRESERHMRNLLEALPAAVYTTDAEGRITFFNRAAVELSGRTPQLGEMWCVTWKLFNTDGSALPHDQCPMAVALKENRPIRGVEAVAQRPDGSHVPFTPFPTPLHDADGNLVGAINMLVDISERKQAENRQKTLIDELNHRVKNTLATVQSLAAQTARNAEDAKDGYRRFEARLLALSRAHDLLTKRHWGQTPLHTLALEVLMPVFGHEPGRVVIEGASADVGTRVALNLTMTLNELAINALKYGAMSVETGTLSVTWHLQAQADGTLLTLDWREQGGPPVSPPGREGLGSRLMKRCIERDLAGKFDLIYAPQGVCCRFSFLIGVSGA; encoded by the coding sequence ATGTCGAACATTGAAGAGCTACCCATGGAAGCGCGCACGGCAAGCGAGTATGAAAGCTTGATCGCGATGGGGACGAGCGCGCTCGATGCCATTCCCGGTGCGGTGTACCTCTGCGATCGTCAGGGGTGGCTCGTGCGGTACAACAGTGAGGCGGCCGAGCTGTGGGGAAGGGCGCCAGTACTCGGAGAGAATGGCGACCGTTTCTGCGGTGCCTATCGTCTGTTCCTGGCCGACGGTACGCCGCTGCCATTCGAACACTGCCCGACCGCCTCGGCGCTCAATACCGGCATAGCCTCGCGCAACCAGGAAGTGCTCATCCAGCGCCCGGATGGTTCGCGGTTCGTGGCGCTGATGAACATCCGCGCCCTCAGGGATCGGCGCGGCGTCGTCCAAGGGGTGATCAATTGCTTCCAGGACGTCTCGGCGCATCACGCCATGGCCGAGGAGCTGCGGCGCAAGAGTGCCGACCTGGAAGACTTTTTCGAAAACAGCGCCGTGGGCCTGCATATCGTCAGTGGCGAGGGCATCATCCTGCGCGCCAACAAGGCGGAGCTGGCGCTGCTGGGTTATCCGGCGCAAGAATACATCGGGCGGCACATCACCGAGTTTCATGTCGACGAACCGGTTATCGGCGACATCCTCACCAAACTGGGCAGTGGCGATTGCCTGGAGAGCTATCCGGCGCGCCTGAGGGCGAAAGATGGCTCGATCAAGCATGTCACGATCACCTCGAACGGGCGCTTCGAGGACGGAAAGCTCTTCAACACCCGTTGTTTCACCATTGACAGAAGCTGCGTCCATGCGGCCGAGGCGGCACGCCAGGACAGCGATGAGCGGCTTTCGGCGACCTATGAGGCGGTGACCATCGGAATTTCCGAGGTCGATATCGACGGTCGCTTGCTCCGGGTGAACGATGCCCTGTGCAACATGCTGGGGCGGTCGCGCGAAGAGCTCCTGTCGATGACGTTTCTGGACTACACCCACCCGGACTGTATTCAGCAGGATGCCGGGTTGTACGCCCGCCAGGTGGCCGGTGAGCTGGAGAACTACGTGCTACGCAAACGCGCCCTGAAGCCCGATGGCGAAGTGGTTTACCTCGACATCCACAGCTCGTCAGTGAGGGACGCCAACGGTACGTTTCGTTATGGCGTGCGGGTGCTGCAGGACGTCACGCTGGCGCGGCGGATGGAAAACCAGCTCCGCGAAAGCGAGCGGCACATGCGCAATCTGCTCGAAGCCTTGCCTGCCGCGGTGTACACCACCGACGCCGAGGGGCGCATCACGTTCTTCAATCGCGCCGCCGTCGAGTTGTCGGGGCGCACGCCGCAGTTGGGCGAGATGTGGTGTGTGACCTGGAAACTGTTCAATACGGACGGCAGCGCACTTCCCCACGATCAATGCCCGATGGCGGTGGCGCTGAAGGAAAACCGGCCGATACGCGGCGTCGAGGCGGTTGCGCAGCGGCCGGATGGCAGCCATGTACCGTTCACGCCGTTTCCCACGCCGTTGCATGACGCCGATGGAAATCTGGTGGGCGCCATCAACATGCTGGTCGATATTTCCGAACGCAAACAGGCGGAAAACCGGCAGAAGACGCTGATCGATGAGCTCAATCACCGGGTCAAGAACACCCTGGCCACGGTGCAATCCCTGGCGGCCCAGACCGCGCGCAATGCAGAGGATGCGAAAGACGGCTACAGGCGTTTCGAGGCCAGGCTCCTGGCGTTGTCGCGGGCACACGATCTCTTGACCAAGCGCCATTGGGGGCAGACTCCGCTTCACACCCTGGCCCTTGAAGTGCTGATGCCGGTCTTTGGCCATGAACCTGGCCGCGTCGTGATCGAAGGTGCTTCTGCGGACGTCGGTACCCGGGTGGCGCTCAATCTGACGATGACCCTCAATGAACTGGCGATCAACGCGCTTAAATACGGGGCCATGTCGGTCGAGACGGGGACGCTTTCAGTTACCTGGCACCTGCAAGCGCAGGCAGATGGAACGCTGCTGACCCTCGACTGGCGTGAACAAGGCGGGCCGCCCGTGTCACCCCCTGGACGGGAAGGGCTGGGTTCTCGCTTGATGAAGCGCTGCATCGAGCGTGACCTGGCTGGCAAGTTCGACCTCATCTACGCTCCGCAAGGCGTTTGCTGCCGCTTTTCGTTTCTGATTGGAGTATCTGGGGCATGA